A genomic region of Streptomyces sp. NBC_00247 contains the following coding sequences:
- the fabF gene encoding beta-ketoacyl-ACP synthase II codes for MATDNTNEGRTRVVITGWGMVTPLGLDTPTTWEALLAGRSGIGPITQVEAADLPVQIAGEVKGFDAARHLPYKVVRRTDPYARYALVAAQEALEHSALTIDESNADRVGVLIGSGYGPMKSIADHVRDLDAKGPRAVAPMAAITGAIDSAAGEISMITGARGPSRATSSACASGTDAIGEAARWIRTGATDVVLAGGADDIITRVDIAGSGNARALSGRQGDPTEASRPFDEDRGGFVMAAGAGVLVLESAEHALARGARVLAEVIGYGASSDAYHWTAPHPEGISVRRAMNEALHDAGITPGDVDYVNAHGTGTQLNDQAELASLRAVFGKHIETVPVSSTKSMTGHMIGAAGAVEAIIGALVIKEGVVPPTINCDTPIDPSVNFVAHTAQAHDVDVVMSNSFGFGGHNAVVVLRRWAA; via the coding sequence ATGGCGACGGACAACACGAACGAGGGCCGGACCAGGGTCGTCATCACCGGCTGGGGCATGGTCACCCCGCTCGGCCTGGACACCCCGACCACCTGGGAGGCCCTGCTCGCCGGCCGCAGCGGCATCGGCCCCATCACCCAGGTCGAGGCCGCGGACCTGCCCGTACAGATCGCCGGAGAGGTCAAGGGCTTCGACGCGGCCCGCCACCTCCCGTACAAGGTGGTCCGCCGCACCGATCCGTACGCCCGATACGCCCTGGTCGCGGCCCAGGAGGCACTGGAGCACTCCGCTCTCACCATCGACGAGTCCAACGCCGACCGGGTGGGCGTCCTCATCGGCAGCGGCTACGGTCCGATGAAGTCCATCGCCGACCACGTCCGCGACCTCGACGCGAAGGGGCCCCGCGCGGTCGCGCCCATGGCGGCCATCACCGGGGCCATCGACAGCGCCGCCGGCGAGATCAGCATGATCACCGGCGCCCGGGGCCCCTCCAGGGCCACCAGCAGTGCCTGCGCGTCGGGCACCGACGCCATCGGCGAGGCCGCCCGGTGGATCCGTACCGGCGCCACCGACGTCGTCCTCGCGGGCGGAGCCGACGACATCATCACCCGCGTCGACATCGCGGGAAGCGGCAACGCCCGTGCCCTGTCCGGCAGACAGGGCGACCCCACCGAGGCCTCGCGGCCCTTCGACGAGGACCGGGGAGGCTTCGTCATGGCCGCCGGGGCGGGCGTGCTGGTCCTGGAGTCCGCCGAGCACGCCCTGGCGCGCGGGGCGCGCGTTCTCGCCGAGGTCATCGGCTACGGCGCCAGTTCGGACGCCTACCACTGGACGGCCCCCCACCCGGAGGGCATCTCGGTGCGCCGGGCGATGAACGAGGCCCTGCACGACGCCGGGATCACCCCCGGGGACGTCGACTACGTCAACGCGCACGGAACCGGAACGCAACTCAACGACCAGGCCGAACTCGCCTCGCTGCGAGCCGTGTTCGGCAAGCACATCGAGACCGTCCCGGTCAGCTCCACCAAGTCGATGACCGGTCACATGATCGGCGCCGCGGGAGCGGTCGAGGCCATCATCGGCGCCCTCGTGATCAAGGAGGGCGTGGTGCCGCCCACCATCAACTGCGACACCCCCATCGACCCCTCGGTCAACTTCGTCGCGCACACCGCCCAGGCGCACGACGTCGACGTGGTGATGAGCAACTCGTTCGGCTTCGGCGGTCACAACGCCGTGGTCGTGCTCCGCCGCTGGGCCGCGTGA
- a CDS encoding thiamine pyrophosphate-binding protein, with amino-acid sequence MSSAAPQDDTATVTGCWQAVVQVLEQAGVRDAFGLPADDLDLLAALDTTDIRAVLCRDQRNALFMATGYALQSGRTGIAFTGKGPAVTNALTGLLEARSSAAPLVLLSAGTAADRRGAGAFQELDQLALVTPLVKWAARVDAPGRLVPLLRRALMVACEGVPGPVYLEIPDHLLTAEIPYDAGAPAVHGAVRPRTVQLAEDSEAIRTLRSAERPVLLVGGGTRHHNADRMLERLADHMGAAVFCTASGRGSFDESHPRFCGLAGLYLPEAATGLWQETDCVVTLGSRLEETATFGWPRRIGTEVPVVQVNIDAAEFSTDYAGPKILADAAALTAGQLARESVCSPSADWTRRAAAVHADLHRAHRAHLHELAAEPQPQVAEVLAALAGVLPDDLVLVQENGLQDMWSYRYPVHDTGRSGGSVVPSEQTSLGFGAAAAAGVKAAAPGRPVVAFVGDGAFGLFESDLVTVAEQELGVMYVVLDNGGYGWLQSQLDQRETPLPRYRFADPGAPRRTGREVPGTERMVLDDKATLRADVERAWKLCESGRPVVLRVPVALADSLFGAVAGGGDFPLLPAPDEAPHATGADGTTRTTDGHETTDSTEGGA; translated from the coding sequence ATGAGCAGCGCCGCCCCCCAGGACGACACGGCGACCGTGACCGGCTGCTGGCAGGCGGTCGTCCAGGTCCTCGAACAGGCGGGAGTGCGGGACGCCTTCGGGCTCCCCGCCGACGACCTGGACCTCCTCGCCGCCCTCGACACCACCGACATCCGCGCGGTGCTCTGCCGCGACCAGCGCAACGCCCTGTTCATGGCGACCGGATACGCCCTCCAGTCCGGGAGGACCGGCATCGCCTTCACCGGCAAGGGCCCCGCCGTGACCAACGCCCTCACCGGACTCCTGGAAGCCAGATCGTCGGCGGCGCCCCTGGTGCTGCTCTCCGCCGGCACGGCCGCCGACAGGCGCGGGGCGGGAGCCTTCCAGGAACTCGACCAACTGGCCCTCGTCACCCCGTTGGTGAAGTGGGCCGCCCGCGTCGACGCCCCCGGCCGCCTGGTCCCCCTGCTCCGCCGCGCCCTCATGGTCGCCTGCGAAGGCGTACCCGGACCGGTCTACCTGGAGATTCCCGACCATCTGCTGACCGCCGAGATCCCGTACGACGCCGGCGCCCCCGCCGTTCACGGCGCGGTACGCCCCCGGACGGTCCAGCTCGCCGAGGACTCCGAGGCGATCCGCACCCTCAGGTCCGCCGAACGTCCGGTTCTGCTCGTCGGCGGCGGAACACGCCACCACAACGCGGACCGCATGCTGGAGCGGCTCGCCGACCACATGGGTGCCGCCGTGTTCTGCACCGCCAGCGGGCGCGGGTCCTTCGACGAAAGCCACCCCCGTTTCTGCGGACTTGCCGGGCTCTACCTCCCGGAAGCCGCAACCGGACTGTGGCAGGAGACGGACTGCGTGGTCACCCTGGGCAGCCGCTTGGAGGAGACCGCCACCTTCGGATGGCCCCGGCGCATCGGCACCGAGGTCCCGGTGGTCCAGGTCAACATCGACGCGGCCGAATTCAGCACCGACTACGCCGGGCCCAAGATCCTCGCCGATGCGGCCGCCCTGACGGCGGGTCAGCTGGCCCGCGAGTCGGTCTGCTCCCCCTCCGCCGACTGGACGCGACGCGCCGCCGCCGTCCACGCGGACCTGCACCGCGCCCATCGCGCCCACCTCCACGAGCTTGCCGCCGAGCCGCAACCACAGGTCGCGGAGGTGCTGGCGGCCCTCGCGGGCGTACTTCCCGACGATCTCGTCCTGGTGCAGGAGAACGGTCTGCAGGACATGTGGTCCTACCGCTACCCCGTGCACGACACGGGCCGGTCCGGCGGCTCCGTCGTCCCTTCCGAACAGACCAGCCTCGGCTTCGGCGCGGCGGCCGCCGCCGGAGTGAAGGCCGCCGCGCCCGGCCGCCCCGTTGTCGCCTTCGTCGGCGACGGGGCCTTCGGACTCTTCGAGTCCGACCTGGTGACGGTCGCCGAGCAGGAGCTCGGAGTGATGTACGTCGTCCTGGACAACGGAGGGTACGGCTGGCTGCAGAGCCAGCTCGACCAGCGGGAGACACCGTTGCCGCGTTACCGGTTCGCCGACCCGGGCGCACCTCGCCGGACCGGGCGCGAAGTCCCGGGCACGGAAAGGATGGTGCTCGACGACAAGGCCACCCTGAGGGCCGACGTCGAGCGCGCGTGGAAGCTCTGCGAGTCCGGCCGGCCGGTGGTCCTGCGCGTGCCCGTCGCGCTGGCGGACTCGCTGTTCGGGGCGGTGGCGGGCGGTGGCGACTTCCCCCTGCTGCCGGCGCCGGACGAAGCGCCGCACGCGACCGGCGCGGACGGCACGACCCGTACGACCGACGGGCACGAGACGACCGATTCCACCGAGGGGGGCGCGTGA
- a CDS encoding aldehyde dehydrogenase family protein, producing MIEVLARDGAQDEDVQENLEPDRDPAAYTIPFPERLEALRAVADLFRTRREEVLQELFATCNHRTAGGEIDVSISALEGAYDEVMRYEPPRVEQISVLMPSNIPLYSYVLYLLIPSLYSNRVTFRPSGRISDQTAKLHKLIGTVHDLPVEQCRVGQREFLEGEASRSEVLVFTGAFENAEKIRGRLRKDQLFLYFGQGVNPFVVGPEADLGSAVDGALHARMMNSGQDCFGPDVYFVHTSLSSQFCNLLARRVSSLKHGRNEDAAADYGSMYYLDAFESALSHLVDNRAFIAAGGRADLTEGHLSPTVLVRPVESPVRPPEMFAPIFNVVPYTSRDWLCSMLTHQYFEERAMAATVYGDDPALVELLGRHHTVSVNRTLVDIENGNAPFGGTGVRANYAAIKGVRHTEPLLVSKAVADHAIPAGGPR from the coding sequence ATGATTGAGGTTCTGGCCCGCGATGGGGCCCAGGATGAAGACGTCCAGGAGAATCTGGAGCCCGACCGGGACCCGGCGGCGTACACGATTCCCTTCCCGGAGAGACTCGAGGCCCTGCGCGCGGTGGCGGACCTGTTCCGCACACGGCGCGAGGAAGTGCTCCAGGAACTCTTCGCGACGTGCAACCACCGCACCGCCGGCGGGGAGATAGACGTCTCCATCAGCGCGCTGGAGGGCGCGTACGACGAGGTCATGCGGTACGAGCCGCCACGCGTGGAGCAGATCAGCGTGCTCATGCCCTCGAACATCCCGCTCTACAGCTATGTCCTGTACCTGCTGATCCCCAGCCTCTACAGCAACCGGGTGACGTTTCGGCCCTCCGGCCGTATCAGCGACCAGACGGCGAAGCTGCACAAGCTCATCGGTACCGTGCACGACCTGCCCGTCGAGCAGTGCCGGGTCGGCCAGCGCGAGTTCCTCGAAGGCGAGGCATCCCGCTCCGAAGTCCTGGTTTTCACAGGCGCGTTCGAGAACGCGGAGAAGATCCGCGGCCGGCTCCGCAAAGACCAGCTGTTCCTCTACTTCGGGCAGGGCGTCAACCCGTTCGTCGTCGGCCCGGAAGCCGACCTCGGCAGCGCGGTCGACGGCGCGCTGCACGCCCGCATGATGAACTCCGGGCAGGACTGCTTCGGTCCCGACGTCTACTTCGTGCACACCTCGCTCAGCTCGCAGTTCTGCAACCTCCTCGCCCGGCGGGTGAGTTCGCTCAAGCACGGCCGCAACGAAGACGCGGCGGCCGACTACGGCTCCATGTACTACCTGGACGCCTTCGAGTCCGCCCTGAGCCACCTCGTCGACAACCGAGCCTTCATCGCCGCCGGCGGCCGGGCGGATCTCACCGAAGGCCATCTCAGCCCCACCGTGCTGGTGCGGCCCGTCGAGTCCCCGGTACGGCCGCCCGAGATGTTCGCGCCCATCTTCAACGTGGTGCCGTACACCAGCCGGGACTGGCTGTGCTCGATGCTCACCCACCAGTACTTCGAGGAGCGGGCGATGGCCGCCACCGTTTACGGCGACGACCCCGCGCTGGTCGAACTGCTCGGCCGCCACCACACCGTCAGCGTCAACCGCACCCTCGTCGACATCGAGAACGGCAACGCCCCCTTCGGCGGCACCGGCGTCCGCGCCAACTACGCCGCCATCAAGGGCGTGCGGCACACCGAGCCGCTCCTCGTCTCCAAGGCCGTCGCCGACCACGCGATACCCGCCGGAGGCCCGAGATGA
- a CDS encoding class I adenylate-forming enzyme family protein, with protein MLINAEGRRISTAGVDRTCAAVARELRRRGMNEKSRVLLTGENSEEFILVLFALMECGVSVALADRRLPAAQQAALAAAAGADRILTDTRLPDAATGQELLSDLVDAADADLADAGEPRYTGDAGGALPGPAGSERWFAREDALIVWSSGSTGAPKGIVRSGASVRANVERTADRMAYRSDDVLLPLLPFTHQYGLSMLLLWRLTGATLVLRTSSQRVDRALDAIRDQGVTVVDAVPATYTTLLNLVDGARAGKSDIGTVRMWCVGGEPLGRELDERFTRTVGSPLLDGYGSSEAGNIALAVHPSPRGSGRPLDGIGVRVLDDTGREVPTGETGEIVVRSPDYMTGLLGPGGVVLPVEREEYRTDDIGRLDADGNLTVLGRKDAVHRNGFTLYPDSIADRAGACGARVRVVAVQGGRDDRVQLVFFVADPTGRPAARWRRELARCVAEHERPNRVVVLREFPLNNTGKVDRRALRDMALLETASRNTAPHRNPEREPVARNSTRGILR; from the coding sequence ATGCTCATCAACGCGGAGGGCCGTCGAATATCGACGGCCGGCGTGGACAGGACTTGTGCGGCCGTCGCACGAGAACTGCGCAGACGAGGAATGAACGAGAAGAGCAGGGTTCTGCTGACGGGTGAGAACTCCGAGGAATTCATTCTCGTGCTGTTCGCGCTGATGGAATGCGGGGTCTCGGTCGCGCTGGCCGACCGGCGGCTGCCCGCCGCCCAGCAGGCCGCGCTGGCCGCCGCCGCCGGAGCGGACCGGATCCTCACCGACACCAGGCTGCCGGACGCGGCGACCGGACAGGAGCTGCTGTCCGACCTGGTCGACGCCGCGGACGCCGACCTCGCGGACGCCGGGGAACCCCGGTACACGGGAGACGCCGGCGGCGCGCTGCCCGGTCCGGCCGGCTCCGAGCGGTGGTTCGCCCGCGAGGACGCGCTGATCGTGTGGAGTTCGGGCAGCACGGGCGCCCCCAAGGGCATCGTGCGCTCCGGTGCCTCGGTCCGCGCCAACGTCGAGCGGACCGCTGACCGCATGGCGTACCGCTCCGACGACGTCCTGCTCCCGCTGCTTCCCTTCACCCACCAGTACGGGCTGTCCATGCTGCTGCTGTGGCGGCTGACCGGGGCGACCCTGGTGCTCCGGACCAGCAGTCAGCGGGTGGACCGCGCGCTGGACGCGATCCGCGACCAAGGTGTCACCGTCGTCGACGCGGTCCCGGCCACGTACACCACCCTGCTCAACCTGGTCGACGGCGCGCGGGCCGGGAAGAGCGACATCGGCACCGTCCGCATGTGGTGCGTGGGCGGCGAGCCGCTCGGTCGTGAGCTGGACGAACGCTTCACCCGTACGGTCGGCAGCCCGCTGCTCGACGGCTACGGCAGCAGCGAGGCGGGCAACATCGCTCTCGCCGTGCATCCCTCGCCGCGGGGCTCCGGACGGCCGCTGGACGGTATCGGGGTCCGGGTGCTGGACGACACGGGGCGCGAGGTCCCCACGGGGGAGACCGGCGAGATCGTCGTCCGCTCCCCGGACTACATGACCGGCCTGCTCGGCCCCGGAGGAGTCGTGCTGCCGGTTGAGCGGGAGGAGTACCGGACGGACGACATCGGCCGTCTGGACGCCGACGGCAACCTGACCGTCCTCGGCCGCAAGGACGCCGTGCACCGTAACGGATTCACCCTCTACCCGGACTCGATCGCCGACCGGGCCGGAGCCTGCGGCGCACGCGTCCGGGTGGTCGCCGTACAAGGGGGCCGGGACGACCGGGTGCAACTGGTGTTCTTCGTCGCCGACCCCACCGGCCGGCCGGCGGCCCGCTGGCGACGGGAACTCGCCCGGTGCGTGGCGGAACACGAACGTCCCAACCGTGTCGTCGTTCTGCGGGAATTCCCGCTGAACAACACGGGGAAAGTCGACCGCCGGGCACTGAGGGACATGGCATTGCTGGAAACGGCGTCGAGGAATACGGCGCCGCACCGAAACCCGGAGCGGGAACCAGTGGCCCGGAATTCCACGAGAGGCATACTGCGATGA
- a CDS encoding acyl-ACP desaturase, translating to MTPTETTNGAPRHPDPAADSVLLHELEPVVAQNIDRHLAVVRDWNPHDYVPWSRGRDYALLGGEDWVPEDTTLDPAVRAALVVNLLTEDNLPGYHGDFTGTLGRDAAWGEWTNRWTAEEARHGIALRDYLVVTRAVDPVDLEQRRLAHMSAGSGGAPGGILQTLAYVTFQELATRISHRNTGVATGCPVAEQLLVRIAADENLHMLFYRNLLEAALDRAPDDTMTAIRDVVLDFRMPGENQPGFARFSAMIAMAGIYDLPLHHEKVVMPVLRHLRVLERTGLGPAGEAAREDLARFVEDLERRAATFTARREERLARSARRASA from the coding sequence ATGACTCCGACGGAAACCACCAACGGTGCGCCCCGACATCCCGATCCGGCGGCCGATTCGGTACTGCTGCACGAGCTGGAGCCGGTCGTGGCACAGAACATCGACCGGCATCTGGCGGTCGTGCGGGACTGGAATCCGCACGACTACGTCCCTTGGAGCCGGGGCCGCGACTACGCCTTACTCGGCGGTGAGGACTGGGTTCCCGAGGACACCACCCTCGACCCCGCCGTGCGGGCCGCGCTCGTCGTCAACCTGCTCACCGAGGACAACCTCCCCGGCTACCACGGGGACTTCACCGGCACGCTGGGCCGGGACGCGGCCTGGGGCGAGTGGACCAACCGCTGGACCGCCGAGGAGGCCCGCCACGGCATCGCCCTGCGCGACTACCTCGTGGTGACCCGCGCCGTCGACCCGGTGGACCTCGAACAGCGCCGCCTGGCCCACATGTCGGCGGGCAGCGGCGGGGCGCCCGGCGGGATCCTCCAGACCCTCGCCTACGTGACGTTCCAGGAACTGGCCACCCGGATCTCCCACCGCAACACCGGAGTCGCGACCGGCTGTCCGGTGGCCGAGCAACTGCTCGTCCGCATCGCCGCCGACGAGAACCTGCACATGCTCTTCTACCGGAACCTGCTGGAGGCGGCCCTGGACCGGGCGCCCGACGACACCATGACCGCCATCCGTGACGTGGTGCTCGACTTCCGCATGCCGGGTGAGAACCAGCCGGGCTTCGCCCGGTTCTCGGCGATGATCGCGATGGCCGGAATCTACGACCTCCCGCTGCATCACGAGAAGGTCGTCATGCCCGTCCTGCGGCACCTGCGCGTCCTCGAACGCACCGGGCTCGGGCCGGCCGGCGAGGCGGCCCGCGAGGACCTGGCCCGCTTCGTGGAGGACCTGGAGCGGCGCGCCGCCACCTTCACGGCACGCCGCGAGGAACGGCTCGCCCGGTCGGCGCGCCGCGCCTC